One window of Triticum dicoccoides isolate Atlit2015 ecotype Zavitan chromosome 5A, WEW_v2.0, whole genome shotgun sequence genomic DNA carries:
- the LOC119303767 gene encoding uncharacterized protein LOC119303767 isoform X2 — protein MSAAAAAAGAGPLVTAALLLLPLRLLSLSFGLRLPTFPPVAPARRSAAALLTVAALLTVTCAMPDAGSSSAPDAEALRSEISELRLKLARLESILEENTKTSRSKAYTLEEGNKPTEAMETDNQLLRNEESYSGSNIYIMEDEAQILQQEVRKINNIAYTIESLAIDAEKRVEFLSSEVKKIESIITEQWIQIRQFEQAFVVTKMMTSKVHKRRFSEGAYKWSGKDILLKYVRNVDLHGMFLAGVSHTRTCISHTYKHCKSFIQVMKRCYHKASKFHKAIQYQCSPDVDVPNAFFLGGSISRSCISLPYKQFKISISSAQQIHYKLWKDLND, from the exons atgtccgccgccgccgccgccgccggcgcaggCCCCCTCGTCACGGCGGCGTTACTCCTCCTCCCCCTCCGCCTCCTCTCGCTTTCCTTCGGCCTCCGCCTCCCCACCTTCCCACCCGTCGCCCCGGCCCGCCGCTCCGCCGCGGCGCTGTTGACCGTTGCGGCGCTCCTCACCGTCACATGCGCCATGCCCGACGCGGGATCCAGCTCCGCCCCCGACGCCGAGGCCCTCCGGTCGGAGATCAGCGAGCTCAGGCTCAAGCTCGCGCGGCTAG AATCTATTTTGGAGGAAAACACAAAAACTTCGAGGAGTAAAGCCTACACTTTGGAGGAGGGAAACAAACCCACTGAGGCAATGGAAACTGACAACCAGCTTTTAAGGAATGAAGAATCTTACTCTGGAAGCAACATATATATAATGGAGGATGAG GCGCAAATCCTGCAGCAAGAGGTCAGAAAGATAAACAACATTGCATACACCATAGAATCACTGGCAATTGATGCTGAGAAAAGGGTAGAGTTCCTGAGTTCGGAAGTCAAAAAG ATTGAGAGTATAATTACAGAGCAATGGATCCAGATACGGCAATTTGAACAAGCATTTGTGGTGACAAAG ATGATGACTTCGAAAGTTCATAAAAGGAGGTTCTCTGAGGGTGCCTACAAGTGGTCTGGAAAGGACATACTTCTGAAG TATGTCAGGAATGTTGATCTACATGGCATGTTTCTTGCGGGGGTATCGCACACAAGGACCTGTATTTCTCATACTTATAAACACTGCAAGAGTTTCATACAAGTAATGAAGAGATGCTACCATAAG GCTTCCAAGTTCCACAAAGCGATACAGTACCAGTGCTCTCCTGATGTTGATGTGCCTAATGCCTTCTTCTTGGGTGGATCCATCTCAAGATCGTGCATTTCTCTTCCTTATAAGCAATTCAAGATATCCATTTCATCAGCACAACAAATTCACTATAAG TTGTGGAAGGACTTAAACGACTGA